The following are encoded together in the Equus quagga isolate Etosha38 chromosome 1, UCLA_HA_Equagga_1.0, whole genome shotgun sequence genome:
- the AJM1 gene encoding apical junction component 1 homolog yields MTRTDPPDLLVSTVYQDIKVAAPGPASRRPPCERSMARPAAPAPFNKRHCRSFDFLEALDGAAMEAQPEPPPPEPAAQRSRPRDGEPRRRARSKSAPRAPPGLAPAPASPPVLPRRGREPQRAARAEVSPRREPAYPALRALANELHPIKLQPQRSGPGRIAPLCATAGRCAPPEPPAGPAPHVRCRLDIKPDDAVLQHAARGSRPWGPAESAPWARAAPQLHGLTVPGPRHVALSRTPTPSDTYCADPRALYCDGPLPGPRDYAERRSLPFTTPPGPTQFFYTEEPEGHPGGFTASPGPPFDSYYARPFPSEETPGPSPRRGAGYYAGEMRTFPVQEPPSRSYYGEAPRAYLPPCGPRYAPEEPRAHPAARPFYTEDFGRYRDRDALARTYPYPRGSPAWGDWGPRPYRTLQVAPPPDPGPLLASWHGGTGTSPPRLATDTRHYSRSWDNILAPGPRREDPLGRGRSYENLLGREVREPRGASPEGRRPPVVVNLSTSPRRYAALSLSETSLSEKGRLGEGLGRNWYVTPEITITDNDLRAAERPATRGWERPGGRQRPPPPATLDGPTSGRQRSLEQLDELITDLVIDSRPPAGQAPEAAADGLGRQLHRLLDSRPAGPGAPTLAPRSPPASAGSAEEPAGPGQAADGSPEPSADEDDLMTCSNARCRRTETMFNACLYFKSCHSCYTYYCSRLCRREDWDAHKARCVYGRVGSVCRHVLQFCRDSGPVHRAFSRIARVGFLSRGRGVLFLGFPNPGSADNFLRFGLEGLLLSPTYLSLRELATHAAPLGSYARELAAAGRLYEPAECFLLSVSVAVGPSAAPPGAPSRPAPAPRSPGPTVRKFAKVALAAGSPARPPPARGREPDMETLILTPPPGTAGLDQDGEAGRRAREVAFIHIQRELRLRGVFLRHEFPRVYEQLCEFVEDNRRFTPTTIYPTDRRTGRPFMCMIMAASEPRALDWVASANLLDDIM; encoded by the coding sequence ATGACCCGCACGGACCCGCCAGATCTGCTGGTGTCGACCGTGTACCAGGACATCAAGGTGGCGGCCCCGGGGCCCGCGTCGAGGCGCCCGCCATGTGAGCGCTCCATGGCCCGGCCTGCTGCGCCTGCGCCTTTCAACAAGCGCCACTGCCGCAGCTTCGACTTCCTGGAGGCGCTGGACGGAGCGGCCATGGAGGCCCAACCGGAGCCGCCGCCCCCGGAGCCCGCCGCGCAGCGCTCCCGGCCCCGCGACGGCGAGCCCCGGCGCCGCGCCCGCTCCAAGAGCGCGCCCCGCGCACCCCCGGGCCTGGCGCCCGCGCCTGCCTCGCCGCCCGTCCTGCCGCGCCGAGGCCGGGAGCCCCAGCGGGCAGCGCGGGCCGAGGTATCGCCCCGCCGGGAGCCTGCGTACCCCGCGCTGCGCGCGCTTGCCAACGAGCTGCACCCCATCAAGCTGCAGCCGCAGCGGAGCGGCCCTGGCCGCATTGCGCCCCTGTGCGCCACTGCCGGCCGCTGCGCGCCCCCCGAGCCGCCCGCCGGGCCCGCCCCCCACGTTCGCTGCCGCCTGGACATCAAGCCCGATGATGCGGTGCTGCAGCATGCCGCCCGGGGCTCGCGACCGTGGGGGCCCGCCGAGAGCGCGCCCTGGGCCCGCGCCGCCCCGCAGCTCCACGGCCTCACCGTGCCCGGGCCTCGCCACGTGGCGCTGTCgcgcacccccacccccagtgacACGTACTGCGCAGATCCCCGGGCGCTGTACTGCGACGGGCCCCTGCCTGGGCCCCGGGACTATGCGGAACGCCGAAGTCTGCCCTTCACCACCCCGCCAGGCCCCACCCAGTTCTTCTACACTGAGGAGCCCGAGGGCCACCCCGGCGGTTTCACAGCCAGCCCGGGTCCTCCCTTCGACAGCTACTACGCCAGGCCCTTCCCGTCCGAGGAGACCCCCGGGCCCAGTCCAAGGCGTGGGGCCGGCTACTATGCTGGGGAAATGCGCACCTTCCCGGTCCAGGAACCGCCCTCCCGTTCCTACTACGGGGAGGCCCCCCGAGCCTACCTCCCTCCCTGCGGCCCCCGCTATGCCCCCGAGGAGCCCCGAGCCCACCCCGCCGCCCGTCCCTTTTACACAGAGGACTTCGGACGGTACCGCGACCGCGATGCCTTGGCGCGGACTTACCCATACCCACGCGGCAGCCCAGCCTGGGGCGACTGGGGCCCGCGGCCTTACCGCACCCTGCAGGTGGCGCCTCCCCCGGACCCCGGCCCATTACTCGCCTCGTGGCACGGTGGCACCGGCACCAGCCCGCCCCGGCTGGCCACCGACACCCGCCACTACTCGCGTTCCTGGGACAACATCCTAGCGCCCGGGCCGCGCCGCGAGGACCCTCTGGGCCGCGGCCGCAGCTATGAGAACCTGCTAGGGCGCGAGGTGCGGGAGCCGAGGGGCGCATCACCCGAAGGCCGGCGCCCGCCCGTGGTGGTGAACCTGTCCACCTCGCCCAGACGCTACGCGGCGCTGTCGCTGTCGGAGACGTCGCTGTCCGAGAAGGGCCGCCTGGGCGAGGGCCTGGGCCGCAACTGGTATGTCACGCCAGAGATCACCATCACCGACAACGATCTGCGCGCCGCGGAGCGCCCAGCCACCAGGGGCTGGGAACGGCCAGGAGGCCGCCAGCGGCCGCCTCCGCCGGCAACCCTCGATGGCCCCACCTCTGGCCGCCAGCGCAGCCTCGAGCAGCTGGACGAGCTCATCACCGACCTGGTCATTGACTCGCGGCCCCCAGCCGGCCAAGCCCCCGAGGCCGCGGCCGACGGCCTGGGCCGCCAGCTGCACCGCCTGCTGGACTCGCGGCCCGCGGGCCCCGGGGCCCCCACGCTGGCGCCGCGCTCGCCACCCGCGTCGGCGGGCAGCGCCGAGGAGCCCGCGGGCCCGGGGCAGGCGGCCGACGGGTCCCCAGAGCCCAGCGCCGACGAGGACGACCTGATGACGTGCTCCAACGCACGCTGCCGGCGCACTGAGACCATGTTCAATGCCTGCCTCTACTTCAAGTCGTGTCACAGCTGCTACACCTACTACTGCTCGCGCCTGTGCCGCCGCGAGGACTGGGACGCGCACAAGGCGCGCTGCGTGTACGGCCGCGTGGGCAGTGTGTGCCGCCACGTGCTGCAGTTCTGCCGCGACAGCGGCCCGGTGCACCGCGCCTTCTCACGCATCGCGCGCGTCGGCTTCTTGTCCCGCGGCCGCGGCGTGCTCTTCCTGGGCTTCCCGAATCCCGGCTCCGCAGACAACTTCCTACGCTTCGGCCTCGAGGGGCTGCTGCTGTCGCCCACCTACCTGTCGCTGCGAGAGCTGGCCACGCACGCGGCGCCCCTGGGCAGCTACGCGCGCGAGCTGGCGGCTGCCGGGCGCCTCTACGAGCCGGCTGAGTGCTTCTTGCTCAGTGTGTCGGTGGCCGTGGGCCCCAGCGCCGCACCCCCCGGCGCACCCTCCCGGCCCGCGCCCGCGCCGCGCAGCCCCGGGCCCACGGTGCGCAAGTTCGCCAAGGTGGCGCTGGCGGCCGGCAGCCCGGCGCGGCCGCCCCCGGCGCGGGGCCGCGAGCCGGACATGGAGACGTTGATCCTGACGCCGCCGCCGGGCACGGCGGGCCTGGACCAGGACGGCGAGGCGGGCCGCCGCGCGCGCGAGGTGGCCTTCATCCACATCCAGCGCGAGCTGCGGCTGCGCGGCGTCTTTCTGCGCCACGAGTTCCCGCGCGTCTACGAGCAGCTCTGCGAGTTTGTCGAGGACAACCGGCGCTTCACGCCCACCACCATCTACCCCACGGACCGGCGCACTGGCCGCCCCTTCATGTGCATGATCATGGCCGCCTCTGAGCCGCGAGCGCTCGATTGGGTGGCCAGCGCCAACCTGCTGGACGACATCATGTAG
- the PHPT1 gene encoding 14 kDa phosphohistidine phosphatase: protein MTEADLAQIPDVDIDSDGVFKYVLIRVHAAPPSGTPAGESKEIVRGYKWAEYHADIYDKVSGEMQKKGYSCECLGGGRISHQSQDKKIHVYGYSMGYGRAQHSVSTEKIKARYPDYEVTWADDGY, encoded by the exons ATGACGGAGGCGGACCTCGCCCAGATCCCCGATGTGGACATCGACTCCGATGGCGTCTTCAAGTACGTGCTGATTCGAGTCCACGCGGCGCCGCCCTCCGGGACCCCGGCCGGAGAGAGCAAGGAGATTGTGCGCGGCTACAAGTGGGCCGAGTACCACG CCGACATCTACGACAAGGTATCCGGCGAGATGCAGAAGAAGGGCTACAGCTGCGAGTGCTTGGGAGGTGGGCGCATCTCCCACCAGAGCCAGGACAAGAAGATCCACGTGTATGGCTACTCCATG GGTTATGGTCGTGCCCAACACTCCGTCTCCACAGAGAAAATCAAAGCCAGGTACCCCGACTACGAGGTCACCTGGGCCGACGACGGCTACTGA
- the MAMDC4 gene encoding apical endosomal glycoprotein — protein sequence MPLPGHLLPALVLLLAGFPGWAWVPNHCKTPSEAVCNFVCDCRDCSDEAQCGYQGASPTLGAPFVCDFEQDSCGWRDISTSGYSWLRDRAGAVLEGPGPHSDHTLGTDLGWYMAVGTHRGKEVSTAALRSPILHEAGPACELRLWYHTASGDVAELRLELTHSMETLTLWQSSGPWGPGWQELVVATGRIRGNFRVTFSATRNATHRGTVALDDVAFWGCGLPTPQARCLPGHHHCQNKACVEPHQLCDGDDNCGDGSDEDTPLCSHHMATNFETGLGLWDNLEGWARNHSSSSPERPAWPRRDHSWNSAQGSFLVSVAEPSAPAILSSPEFQASGPHNCSLVFYHYLHGSEAGSLQLLLQTGGPGAPQAPVLLRRRHGELGAMWVRDRVDIQSKHPFRIVLAGQTGPGGIVGLDDLILSDHCKPVLVVSGPPPGLWAPVPWPQPSSLQPWDFCEPGHLSCGDLCVPPEQLCDFQQQCMGGEDEQECGTTDFETPMAGGWEDASVGRLQWGRHLAQESRVPSTHASGAAAGHFLSVQRAWGQLTAEARVLTPALGPSGPRCELHMAYYFQSHPQGFLALVVVEDGNRELVWQVPSSSSGGWKVDTVLLGARHRPFWLEFVGLVDLDGPGHQSAGVDNLIMKDCSPTATSEKDTEISCNFERDTCGWHISHLTDSHWHRMESHGPGYDHTTGRGYFMLLDPTDPPARGPGAQLLTQPQVPAGSRECLSFWYHLHGPQIGTLRLVMRRDGEVDTHLWSRSGTHGNRWHEAWATLHHQLDSGTKYQLLFEGLRNGYHGTMALDDVAVRPGPCWAPKRCSFEDSACGFSTRGQGLWMRQTNATGHTAWGPRADHTTETAQGHYMVVDMSPQALPRGHIASLTSEEHRPLAQPACLTFWYHLSLQNPGTLQVHVEEARRRQVLSISAHGGFAWRLGSVDVQAEQAWRVVFEAVAAGVEHSYIALDDLLLQDGPCPRPASCDFEAGLCGWSHLPWPSLGGYSWDWSSGDTPSRYPQPSVDHTLGTEAGHFALFETGVLGPGGRAAWLRSQPLPPTAVSCLRFWYHMGFPEHFYKGELRVLLSSAQGQLVLWGAGGHLRHQWLESRLEVASTEEFQIVFEATLGGQPALGPIALDDIEYLAGQRCQLPAPSQGDAAVATSQATVPAVVGGALLLLVLLVLLALVGRHWLWKKGDCAFGAKRAAAAPGFDNILFNADGVILPVSVTNDQ from the exons ATGCCTCTGCCTGGCCACCTTCTGCCCGCCCTGGTCCTGCTCCTGG CAGGGTTCCCAGGCTGGGCCTGGGTCCCCAACCACTGCAAGACCCCCAGCGAGGCAGTGTGCAACTTCGTGTGTGACTGCAGGGACTGCTCCGATGAGGCCCAGTGCG GTTACCAGGGGGCTTCACCCACCCTGGGCGCCCCCTTTGTCTGCGACTTTGAGCAGGACTCCTGTGGCTGGCGGGACATCAGCACCTCCGGCTACAGCTGGCTCCGAGACCGGGCAGGAGCTGTGCTGGAGGGTCCAGGGCCACACTCAGACCACACTCTCGGCACCGACCTGG GCTGGTACATGGCTGTTGGCACGCACCGTGGGAAGGAGGTGTCCACTGCAGCCCTGCGCTCTCCCATCCTGCATGAGGCAGGCCCTGCCTGTGAGCTGAGGCTCTGGTACCACACGGCCTCTGGAG ATGTGGCTGAGCTGCGCCTGGAGCTGACCCACAGTATGGAGACACTGACCCTGTGGCAGAGCTcagggccctggggcccaggctggcAGGAGCTGGTGGTGGCCACCGGCCGCATCCGGGGCAACTTCCGA GTGACCTTCTCTGCTACCCGAAATGCTACCCACAGGGGCACTGTGGCCTTGGACGACGTGGCCTTCTGGGGCTGTGGACTGCCCA CCCCCCAGGCGCGCTGCCTCCCGGGCCATCATCATTGCCAGAACAAGGCCTGCGTGGAGCCCCATCAGCTGTGCGACGGGGACGACAACTGTGGGGATGGTTCAGATGAGGACACTCCTCTCTGCA GCCACCACATGGCCACTAACTTTGAGACAGGCCTGGGCCTGTGGGACAATTTGGAGGGCTGGGCCCGGAACCACAGCAGCAGTAGCCCCGAGCGCCCCGCCTGGCCACGCCGTGACCACAGCTGGAACAGCGCACAGG GCTCCTTCCTGGTCTCCGTGGCCGAGCCCAGCGCCCCTGCCATCCTGTCCAGTCCTGAGTTCCAAGCCTCAGGCCCCCACAACTGCTCG CTTGTCTTCTATCACTACCTGCACGGCTCTGAGGCTGGCAGCCTCCAGCTGCTCCTGCAGACTGGGGGCCCCGGAGCCCCCCAGGCCCCCGTCCTGCTGCGCAGGCGTCATGGGGAGCTGGGGGCCATGTGGGTCCGAGACCGAGTTGACATCCAGAGCAAGCACCCCTTCCGG ATCGTCCTGGCGGGGCAGACAGGGCCGGGGGGCATTGTGGGCCTGGATGACCTCATCCTGTCAGACCACTGCAAACCAGTCCTGG TGGTGTCTGGCCCACCTCCGGGGCTCTGGGCCCCAGTGCCCTGGCCCCAGCCAtccagcctgcagccctgggaTTTCTGTGAGCCAGGACATCTCTCCTGTGGGGACCTGTGTGTCCCCCCagagcagctgtgtgacttccaGCAGCAGTGCATGGGGGGCGAGGACGAGCAGGAGTGTG GCACCACGGACTTCGAGACCCCCATGGCTGGGGGTTGGGAGGATGCCAGCGTGGGGCGGCTGCAGTGGGGGCGTCACCTGGCCCAGGAAAGCAGGGTCCCTAGCACCCATGCCAGCGGGGCTGCTGCTG GGCACTTCCTTTCCGTGCAAAGGGCCTGGGGGCAGCTGACGGCAGAGGCCCGGGTTCTCAcaccagccctgggcccctcAGGCCCCCGCTGTGAACTCCACATGGCTTACTATTTTCAGAGTCACCCCCAAG GCTTCCTGGCGCTGGTCGTGGTGGAGGATGGCAACCGCGAGCTGGTGTGGCAAGTCCCAAGCAGCAGCAGCGGAGGCTGGAAGGTGGACACGGTGCTTCTTGGGGCACGCCACCGGCCCTTCTGG CTGGAGTTTGTTGGCCTGGTGGACTTGGATGGCCCTGGGCACCAGAGCGCGGGGGTGGACAACCTGATCATGAAGGACTGCAGCCCCACGGCGACCAGCGAGAAAGACACAG agatctCATGTAACTTTGAGCGGGACACATGCGGCTGGCACATCAGCCACCTCACAGACAGTCACTGGCACCGCATGGAGAGCCATGGCCCTGGGTACGACCACACCACAGGCCGAG GCTACTTCATGCTCCTCGACCCCACAGACCCCCCAGCCCGGGGCCCTGGTGCCCAGCTGCTCACCCAGCCCCAGGTGCCGGCAGGCTCTCGGGAGTGTCTCTCCTTCTGGTACCACCTTCACGGACCCCAGATCG GGACGCTGCGCCTGGTGATGAGACGGGATGGGGAGGTGGACACACACCTGTGGTCACGCTCTGGCACCCATGGCAACCGCTGGCACGAGGCCTGGGCCACCCTCCACCACCAGCTGGACTCTGGCACCAAGTACCAA TTGCTGTTCGAGGGCCTCCGGAACGGGTACCACGGCACCATGGCGCTGGATGACGTGGCTGTGCGGCCTGGGCCCTGCTGGGCTCCCAAACGCTGCTCCTTCGAGGACTCAGCCTGTGGCTTCTCCACCAGGGGCCAGGGCCTCTGGATGCGCCAGACCAATGCCACAGGCCACACTGCCTGGGGCCCTCGTGCTGACCACACCACGGAGACGGCTCAGG GGCACTACATGGTGGTGGACATGagcccacaggccctgccccGCGGCCACATAGCCTCCCTGACCTCAGAGGAGCACAGGCCACtggcccagcctgcctgcctgacCTTCTGGTACCACCTGAGCCTCCAAAACCCAG GCACCCTGCAGGTCCACGTGGAGGAGGCCAGGAGACGCCAGGTGCTCAGCATCAGTGCCCATGGAGGGTTTGCCTGGCGCCTGGGCAGCGTGGATGTACAGGCTGAGCAGGCCTGGAGG GTGGTGTTTGAGGCTGTGGCCGCCGGCGTGGAGCACTCCTACATCGCTCTGGACGACCTGCTCCTCCAGGACGGGCCCTGCCCTCGGCCAG CTTCCTGTGACTTTGAGGctggcctgtgtggctggagccacctgccctggcccagcctgggcgGATACAGCTGGGATTGGAGCAGTGGAGACACACCCTCCCGCTACCCCCAGCCCAGTGTGGACCACACCCTGGGCACAGAGGCAG GCCACTTTGCTCTCTTTGAAACTGGCGTGCTGGGGCCTGGGGGCCGGGCGGCCTGGCTGCGcagccagcctctgcctcccaccGCGGTCTCCTGCCTCCGCTTCTGGTACCACATGGGCTTTCCCGAGCACTTCT ACAAGGGTGAGCTGAGGGTGCTCCTGAGCAGTGCCCAGGGCCAGCTGGTCCTGTGGGGTGCGGGCGGGCACCTGCGGCACCAATGGCTGGAAAGCCGCCTGGAAGTGGCCAGCACTGAGGAGTTCCAG ATCGTGTTTGAAGCCACGCTGGGTGgccagccagccctggggcccaTTGCCCTGGATGACATTGAGTATCTGGCCGGGCAGCGCTGCCAGCTGCCTGCACCCAGCCAGG GGGATGCGGCAGTGGCCACATCTCAGGCCACAGTGCCAGCTGTGGTTGGCggtgccctcctcctcctcgtgCTCCTGGTACTGCTGGCACTCGTGGGAAGGCACTGGCTGTGGAAGAAGGGGGACTGTGCCTTTGGGGCCAAGAGGGCAGCTGCAGCCCCAGGATTTGACAACATTCTCTTCAATGCG GATGGTGTCATCCTGCCGGTGTCGGTCACCAACGACCAGTAG
- the EDF1 gene encoding endothelial differentiation-related factor 1 — translation MAESDWDTVTVLRKKGPTAAQAKSKQAILAAQRRGEDVETSKKWAAGQNKQHSITKNTAKLDRETEELHHDRVTLEVGKVIQQGRQSKGLTQKDLATKINEKPQVIADYESGRAIPNNQVLGKIERAIGLKLRGKDIGKPIEKGPRAK, via the exons ATGGCCGAGAGCGACTGGGACACGGTGACGGTGCTGCGCAAGAAGGGCCCCACGGCCGCGCAGGCCAAGTCCAAGCAG gCCATCTTAGCGGCTCAGAGACGAGGAGAAGATGTGGAGACTTCCAAGAAAT GGGCCGCTGGCCAAAACAAACAGCATTCGATCACCAAGAACACAGCCAAGCTGGACCGGGAGACAGAGGAGCTGCACCATGACCGGGTGACCCTGGAGGTGGGCAAGGTGATCCAGCAGGGCCGGCAGAGCAAGGGACTGACGCAGAAGGACCTGGCGACG aaaatcaaCGAAAAGCCCCAGGTCATCGCAGACTATGAGAGTGGACGGGCCATTCCTAATAACCAGGTTCTGGGCAAAATCGAGAGAGCCATCG GCCTCAAGCTCCGGGGGAAAGACATTGGGAAGCCGATCGAGAAGGGGCCAAGGGCGAAATGA